A genomic window from bacterium includes:
- a CDS encoding Rrf2 family transcriptional regulator, with protein MISQTAEYALRAMVFLAENAEEALPVPIIAEHTRVPAGYLSKVLQGLVRSGLVESRRGLRGGFRLARGPADLNLLEIVNSVSPIERITTCPLGLPYHEGRLCSLHQRLDEAIGHFERSFRETTLADLMAEQAGKTFNRD; from the coding sequence ATGATTTCCCAGACAGCCGAGTACGCCCTGCGCGCCATGGTCTTCCTGGCTGAGAATGCGGAGGAGGCCCTGCCCGTGCCAATCATCGCCGAGCATACCAGGGTTCCCGCCGGCTACTTGTCGAAGGTCCTGCAGGGATTGGTGCGCAGCGGGCTGGTGGAGTCCCGGCGCGGGTTGCGGGGCGGATTCCGGCTGGCACGGGGACCGGCGGATTTGAATCTGCTCGAGATCGTCAACAGCGTCTCACCCATTGAGCGAATCACGACCTGCCCCCTCGGCCTGCCCTATCATGAGGGCCGCCTCTGCTCTCTGCATCAGCGCCTGGACGAGGCCATCGGCCACTTCGAGCGGAGCTTCCGCGAGACCACTCTGGCCGACCTCATGGCCGAACAAGCGGGCAAGACCTTCAACCGGGATTGA